CGTGACAGAAACGGTGAGTGATGATTCTGTGATGATTTCCAGACAAGGCCCTGCCCACCCATCAGTGGACAATCTACGGATGGGTCAACAAAAATTCAAGACCCACCGCCTGCTATAGGTTCCGGTAGAGCAGGTGCCCTGATTCGGTTCCCCTCACCGCAACTTCAATGCCGAGCAGGATTCCACCGGGAAACCCAGCAGGTTTCACAGACTGCTCTGTATCCCACTTAAAAAAAACGGCTCGTCGGATGACGAGTCGTCGTGCATTAGTTCCACGATTACAAATCATTACATAAGCGGTGGGGGTTCTTCAAAGATGTTCTCATAGAGTCTTTCATAATCGTCCGCACATCGCCGGTGGGTCAGATACGTGGAAGCTCTTGCCGATGCCGCCCGGCCGAATGCTACCCGCATCGGTTCGTCAAGAATGAGCCGTTCGAGGGCTGCCGCCAGCGATCCGACACTGCCAGACCGGAAAACCAACGATTCCAATCCGTTACGGGCGGCCTCAGAGTTCCCGCCTTCCGAGCTCACCACCGCCGGCAGTCCGTGCTGCATGGCTTGAATGAGTGCCAACGGCATTCCCTCGCTGCGAGAGGAAACGACGAAAATGTCAAGGCTCGACAGGAATCCCTCGTTTGGGTCAAGCGGGCCGATGAAATGCACTCGGTCAGCTACGTTCAGGCGTTGCGTGAGTCTTTCCAAAGACTTGCGGGTCGCTGAGTGACCTAAGACATCCCCGCCTGCTATCAGAAGAAGTAGCTTTAGGTTACGTCTTTCTAAACCGGCAAAGGCTCGGATGAGCAGATCGAAACCTTTGACGGGAGCAAAATAGCCAAGCCCGCCGATGACCAGTGAATCCAGCGGCAGTTTCAGTCGCTCGCGTGCGATAGCGGGTGTCATGATCTCGGCTGCAGGAGGCAAACCATTGTGAATAATCGCTATCTTTCGCCCAGAAACGCCGATCCGCACGAGAAGTTCCTTCGTCCTCTGGGCGGGAACGGCAATCCCGGCTGCCGTCCGCAAGGTCAGGAAATCGCCTATCGCGTGACGGAGGAGGAAGTACGTCTTGAGGCAAGGTCTCCCCACGGTCTGCGGCGAATAGCCGAATTGCTTCCACGAGCCGTGTACGGTAGCCACCCACGGCGGCCGACTCCTATCTAATACCTTACTACATATGAGATTTGTTACGGGAACGTGGGAATGAATCAGGTCCGGCTTCGCCTCATTGACTGCCTTCCTAAGACCCTCTGCCGCGACCCTTCGGAGGCTAAAACGGTTTTCCAGGTCAAGGTTTGAATCATTTGGTAATATGACATTTATACCTTCTTTCTTGATAGCGTCGCAGGTGTCACCGGGTCGGAAGATAAAAACGGACACGGAATGGCCACGCGCCTGCTGCTCCGAGGCCAACATCAGGCACATTCGCTCCGCACCTCCGAGATGCGGAGATGCCAACAAATGCAATATTTTCAAGATATGACCTCCATAAATCGGCGAAAAACCGCCCGCTCAGCCCGCGCTCCGTCCGCCCGCAGCCCAGCCCGCTCATCGCCTCCCAGAAACCTCACCAGACGGGCTCCCGCTTCCCGCAGAATCAGACCTGCGATCATCCATCGCCGAAGTGATTTCAATCCCTTGATTCCGTGGTGTTTGTGGAAGTATTTCAACGCGCTTCGGGCATTCTCCTGGCGGGATCGAAGATAGAACTGCGTCATTGAAGTTGCACGATAGTGCCGGATTTGGGCAGATTGAACGATGTGGATCTCGTATCCGGCTTCCTTCACCCGCCTGCACCAGTCCACTTCCTCCCA
The sequence above is a segment of the bacterium genome. Coding sequences within it:
- a CDS encoding glycosyltransferase family 4 protein encodes the protein MKILHLLASPHLGGAERMCLMLASEQQARGHSVSVFIFRPGDTCDAIKKEGINVILPNDSNLDLENRFSLRRVAAEGLRKAVNEAKPDLIHSHVPVTNLICSKVLDRSRPPWVATVHGSWKQFGYSPQTVGRPCLKTYFLLRHAIGDFLTLRTAAGIAVPAQRTKELLVRIGVSGRKIAIIHNGLPPAAEIMTPAIARERLKLPLDSLVIGGLGYFAPVKGFDLLIRAFAGLERRNLKLLLLIAGGDVLGHSATRKSLERLTQRLNVADRVHFIGPLDPNEGFLSSLDIFVVSSRSEGMPLALIQAMQHGLPAVVSSEGGNSEAARNGLESLVFRSGSVGSLAAALERLILDEPMRVAFGRAASARASTYLTHRRCADDYERLYENIFEEPPPLM